Proteins encoded together in one Anoxybacillus flavithermus window:
- a CDS encoding site-specific DNA-methyltransferase yields MKVSTQLEKFIKVLEEMFQFDQADLDFGIYRIMNQKREEIKRFLENELVPQVKKAFEKYRNADIETIKQEIVKLENQLAEMGVAKESSEKYRALQEQLNKGVDITALENEVYSDLTNFFKRYYHEGDFISLRRYKKDVYAIPYEGEEVKLHWANADQYYVKSSEYFRDYTFTLPSGKKVHFKLVEASTEQNNNKEQQGKERRFILTDNEPIVEENGELIIRFEYRPDEQKRKREKINEETIERIFNYDGLENWIAELKTLSPTEKNKNRTILEKHLNDYTARNTFDYFIHKDLGGFLRRELDFYIKNEIMHLDDLDTENEKRFEQYISKVKVIKSIGNKIIKFLEQIENFQKKLWLKKKFVVETNYCVTLDRVPEELYEEIINNHEQIEEWKKLFLIDEIKGDLTTTGYSEPLTKQFLIENPYLVLDTRFFGEKFKMSLISSFNEHDEEISAVLIHSENFQAMNLLRQKYKNSIQLIYIDPPYNTENNDFIYKDNYKHSSWLSMMYDRLKLGRELQKNDGSIFVQIDYNEASRLKTLLEQVYGQENFVNEIIWRRKQATSYSKKQLGIINDTIYWFSKSDEYKFYPIYSRDDENTKRYIQERFRYVEEETGRRYMKSPLVNSLYRPNLKYVFKGINPPENGWLYSKERMEELYKNGELIIPDDPNARIYRKIYEDTYPGQLIQNIWLDIPIVNPMAKERVEGFTTQKPAALISRIIKMSSEKNELILDFFAGSGTTLQSVIDLNVEDNGRRKCILIEMGNHFYTVLIPRVKKLLKEKNYSTIIKYFSLESYEDTLNNIRLNRTEQQQTVIDEYMSPEAREDYMLSYMIDIEAEGSASLLNLDEFKNPFDYKMKITNGTETKIQKVDLVETFNYLLGLHVKQMDFIRGFQVIKGELRSGEKVLIIWRNLLETTNEDLEKFFVKQGYNTRDSEFDRIYVNGDNHLENLKLEENKWKVVLIEEEFKRLMFDVRDV; encoded by the coding sequence ATGAAAGTGAGTACGCAGTTAGAAAAATTTATAAAAGTGCTAGAAGAAATGTTTCAGTTTGATCAAGCTGATTTAGATTTTGGAATTTATCGCATTATGAATCAAAAGCGAGAAGAAATTAAGCGGTTTTTAGAAAATGAATTAGTGCCCCAAGTAAAAAAGGCTTTTGAAAAATATAGAAATGCAGATATCGAAACAATTAAACAAGAAATAGTTAAGTTAGAAAATCAGCTTGCTGAAATGGGTGTTGCTAAAGAAAGCTCGGAAAAATATCGAGCACTTCAAGAGCAATTAAATAAAGGAGTAGACATTACTGCTTTAGAAAATGAAGTCTATTCTGATTTAACTAACTTTTTTAAACGTTATTACCATGAAGGTGATTTTATTTCATTACGCCGTTATAAAAAAGATGTTTATGCTATTCCTTATGAAGGTGAAGAAGTAAAACTTCATTGGGCAAATGCTGATCAATACTATGTAAAATCCTCTGAATATTTTCGTGATTACACGTTTACACTACCTTCGGGAAAGAAAGTTCATTTTAAGTTAGTTGAAGCAAGTACTGAACAAAATAACAATAAAGAGCAGCAAGGAAAAGAACGGCGCTTTATATTAACCGATAATGAGCCAATAGTTGAGGAAAATGGGGAATTAATTATTCGCTTTGAATATCGACCAGATGAACAAAAACGTAAAAGGGAAAAAATTAATGAGGAAACGATTGAACGAATTTTTAATTATGACGGTTTAGAAAATTGGATCGCCGAACTAAAAACATTATCACCAACTGAAAAAAATAAAAATCGAACTATTTTAGAAAAACATTTAAATGATTATACAGCGAGGAACACATTCGATTATTTTATTCATAAAGATTTAGGTGGTTTCCTGCGAAGAGAACTTGACTTTTATATAAAAAACGAAATTATGCATCTTGATGATTTAGATACAGAAAATGAGAAACGCTTTGAACAATATATCTCAAAGGTAAAAGTAATCAAGTCTATTGGTAACAAAATTATTAAGTTTTTGGAGCAAATTGAGAATTTCCAAAAGAAACTATGGCTTAAGAAGAAATTTGTTGTTGAAACAAATTATTGCGTAACACTTGATAGAGTTCCCGAAGAATTGTATGAAGAAATTATTAATAATCATGAACAAATTGAGGAATGGAAAAAGTTGTTCTTAATTGATGAAATTAAAGGAGATTTAACAACAACTGGATATAGTGAGCCATTAACTAAACAGTTTTTAATTGAAAATCCCTACCTTGTGTTAGATACAAGGTTTTTCGGAGAGAAATTTAAGATGTCTTTGATTTCTAGTTTCAATGAGCATGATGAGGAAATATCCGCTGTTTTAATTCACAGTGAAAATTTCCAAGCAATGAATCTATTAAGACAAAAATATAAAAATTCAATACAACTTATTTATATCGACCCTCCTTATAATACTGAAAATAACGATTTCATTTATAAAGATAATTATAAACATTCATCATGGTTATCTATGATGTATGATAGATTGAAATTAGGTCGAGAATTACAAAAAAATGATGGGAGTATTTTTGTACAAATAGATTATAATGAGGCATCGAGATTAAAAACGCTACTGGAGCAAGTATATGGTCAAGAAAATTTTGTTAATGAAATCATATGGAGAAGAAAGCAAGCAACTTCTTATTCTAAAAAGCAACTGGGGATAATTAACGATACAATATATTGGTTTTCTAAATCAGACGAATATAAATTCTATCCGATTTATAGTAGAGATGATGAAAATACAAAACGGTATATACAAGAGCGCTTTAGATATGTAGAGGAAGAAACAGGAAGAAGGTATATGAAGTCACCATTGGTCAATTCATTATATCGACCAAACTTAAAATATGTATTTAAAGGAATAAATCCACCTGAAAATGGATGGCTCTATTCAAAAGAAAGAATGGAGGAACTTTATAAAAACGGGGAATTAATTATTCCAGATGACCCTAACGCCAGAATTTATCGGAAAATTTACGAAGACACTTATCCTGGACAGTTAATTCAAAATATTTGGTTAGATATTCCTATTGTTAATCCAATGGCAAAGGAACGAGTTGAAGGTTTTACAACTCAAAAACCAGCTGCGTTAATTTCGAGAATAATTAAAATGTCCTCCGAGAAAAATGAACTTATTTTAGACTTTTTTGCAGGTTCAGGTACGACTTTGCAATCAGTTATAGATTTAAACGTAGAAGATAACGGTAGAAGAAAATGTATTTTAATTGAAATGGGTAATCATTTTTATACCGTTTTAATCCCTAGAGTAAAAAAGCTCTTAAAAGAAAAGAACTATTCAACAATTATAAAATATTTTAGTTTAGAATCGTATGAGGACACACTTAACAACATCAGATTAAACCGAACAGAACAACAACAAACAGTAATTGACGAATATATGTCCCCCGAAGCTAGAGAAGACTATATGCTTTCTTACATGATTGATATTGAAGCAGAAGGAAGTGCCTCATTGTTAAATTTAGACGAGTTTAAAAATCCGTTTGATTATAAAATGAAAATTACAAATGGAACAGAGACAAAGATTCAAAAAGTTGACTTAGTTGAAACATTTAATTATTTGTTAGGTTTGCATGTTAAACAAATGGATTTTATTCGCGGTTTTCAAGTGATAAAAGGTGAACTGCGTTCAGGTGAGAAAGTTTTGATTATATGGCGCAATCTTCTTGAAACAACAAATGAAGATTTAGAAAAGTTTTTTGTAAAACAAGGTTACAACACTCGTGATTCAGAGTTTGACCGTATTTACGTTAACGGGGATAACCATCTTGAAAACTTAAAATTGGAAGAGAACAAGTGGAAAGTTGTTTTAATTGAAGAAGAATTTAAGCGTCTTATGTTTGATGTTCGTGATGTATAG
- a CDS encoding IS701 family transposase: MNRLAHHQGIHKFLTMLGLALYFSKPVMKHLVHIVDAMITKGFSGTLTDLHHGSFHPNHRTTLSHFFTKSPWEEETLLRKLQQWVLHRVERSSKRENQPIFVSIDDTICQKTKPSSRATHAIQGCDWHYSHAEKKSIWGHSLVWLMVHTMTQAFPFAFRLYDKTVGKSKGELAIEMLSSLDVSRPVYVLMDSWYPSKTLVGACLKKGFHVIAMLKTNRILYPKGTAIQAKEFAKSMEPRDTRLVTVGKERYRVYRYEGALNGLKDAVVLLAWKADQPMTPKHLHCVLSTDRELSDEEILRYYAARWSIECFFRQAKDQLKLDGYRVRGRRAVKRYWILVQLAYVYSMFESNSDFSDGLDLLRKRKGHSLVEFIYRAAKQNIPIDTVKKQLHVA; this comes from the coding sequence ATGAATAGATTAGCACATCACCAAGGAATCCACAAGTTTTTGACGATGTTGGGGTTGGCCCTTTATTTCTCGAAACCTGTCATGAAGCATCTCGTTCATATCGTGGATGCGATGATTACAAAGGGCTTTTCGGGAACGCTGACCGATCTACATCATGGGAGTTTTCATCCGAACCATCGCACGACACTGAGCCATTTTTTCACGAAAAGCCCATGGGAGGAAGAGACGCTGCTTCGCAAACTCCAACAGTGGGTGCTTCATCGTGTCGAACGCAGCTCGAAACGAGAGAATCAACCCATTTTTGTTTCGATCGATGATACGATTTGCCAAAAAACGAAGCCCTCGTCACGGGCAACACACGCCATTCAAGGGTGTGATTGGCACTATTCTCACGCAGAGAAAAAGTCGATCTGGGGACATTCTCTCGTTTGGCTCATGGTTCATACGATGACCCAAGCGTTTCCTTTTGCCTTTCGCCTCTACGACAAGACGGTGGGGAAAAGCAAAGGGGAACTCGCGATCGAGATGCTTTCTTCGTTGGATGTGAGTCGACCCGTTTATGTGCTCATGGACTCTTGGTATCCATCGAAAACCCTCGTGGGAGCCTGCTTAAAAAAAGGGTTCCACGTCATCGCGATGCTGAAGACGAATCGGATTCTCTATCCAAAAGGGACGGCCATTCAAGCAAAAGAATTTGCCAAATCTATGGAGCCACGGGATACCCGCCTCGTCACGGTGGGAAAAGAGCGTTATCGGGTGTATCGCTACGAAGGCGCTCTGAACGGTCTCAAGGATGCCGTGGTGCTGCTCGCATGGAAAGCCGATCAGCCGATGACGCCGAAACATCTTCATTGCGTCTTGAGCACCGATCGCGAGCTAAGCGATGAAGAGATCTTGCGCTACTATGCTGCACGTTGGTCGATCGAATGTTTTTTCCGTCAAGCGAAAGACCAGCTGAAACTCGATGGATACCGCGTTCGCGGGCGTCGGGCGGTGAAACGGTATTGGATCTTGGTGCAACTTGCGTATGTGTACAGCATGTTCGAGTCTAACAGTGATTTTTCGGATGGGCTCGATCTCCTGCGCAAGAGAAAAGGACATAGCCTCGTGGAGTTCATTTATCGTGCAGCAAAACAAAATATTCCCATTGATACCGTGAAAAAACAGCTCCACGTGGCATAA